From Yersinia hibernica, a single genomic window includes:
- the glmU gene encoding bifunctional UDP-N-acetylglucosamine diphosphorylase/glucosamine-1-phosphate N-acetyltransferase GlmU: MSNSSMSVVILAAGKGTRMYSDLPKVLHPLAGKPMVQHVIDAAMKLGAQHVHLVYGHGGELLQKTLTDPALNWVLQAEQLGTGHAMQQAAPHFSDDEDVLMLYGDVPLISVDTLQRLLAAKPQGGIGLLTVKLDNPSGYGRIVRENGDVVGIVEHKDASDAEREINEINTGILVANGRDLKRWLSLLDNNNAQGEFYITDIIALAHADGKKIAAVHPARLSEVEGVNNRLQLAALERVYQSEQAEKLLLAGVMLLDPTRFDLRGELTHGRDITIDTNVIIEGHVTLGSRVRIGTGCVLKNCVIGDDSEISPYSVLEDSHLDAQCTVGPFARLRPGAELAEGAHVGNFVEIKKARLGKGSKAGHLSYLGDAEIGSGVNIGAGTITCNYDGANKFKTIIGDDVFVGSDTQLVAPVTVANGVTIAAGTTVTRDIAENELVLSRVKQVHVQGWQRPVKKK, from the coding sequence ATGTCTAACAGCTCAATGAGTGTGGTCATCCTTGCCGCAGGTAAGGGGACTCGTATGTATTCCGACCTTCCTAAGGTGTTGCACCCGCTGGCCGGTAAGCCGATGGTTCAGCATGTGATTGATGCTGCCATGAAATTGGGGGCTCAACATGTTCATCTGGTTTATGGACACGGTGGCGAGTTGTTGCAGAAAACACTCACTGATCCGGCATTGAACTGGGTGTTACAGGCCGAACAGCTGGGGACTGGGCATGCGATGCAACAAGCGGCACCACATTTTTCTGATGATGAAGATGTCCTGATGCTCTACGGCGATGTGCCATTGATCTCCGTTGATACTCTGCAACGGCTGTTGGCAGCGAAGCCACAAGGCGGCATTGGCCTGTTGACGGTGAAGCTGGATAACCCTAGCGGTTATGGTCGCATTGTGCGCGAGAATGGCGATGTAGTGGGAATTGTTGAGCATAAAGATGCCAGTGATGCAGAGCGCGAAATTAATGAAATCAACACTGGGATTTTGGTCGCCAATGGTCGTGATTTAAAGCGCTGGTTATCACTGTTGGATAACAATAATGCCCAGGGCGAGTTTTACATCACTGATATTATTGCGCTGGCCCATGCTGATGGTAAGAAGATAGCGGCGGTGCATCCGGCTCGTCTGAGTGAAGTTGAAGGTGTTAACAACCGCTTGCAATTGGCAGCTCTTGAACGTGTATATCAATCCGAACAAGCTGAGAAGCTATTATTAGCTGGCGTGATGTTACTGGATCCGACACGCTTTGATTTGCGTGGAGAATTAACACATGGCCGTGACATCACCATTGATACCAATGTCATCATTGAAGGCCACGTGACTTTAGGTTCGCGGGTGCGTATTGGTACCGGGTGTGTGCTGAAAAACTGTGTGATTGGCGATGATTCAGAAATCAGCCCATACTCAGTATTGGAAGATTCTCACCTAGATGCGCAATGTACTGTTGGGCCATTTGCTCGTCTGCGCCCGGGCGCTGAGTTAGCGGAAGGCGCACATGTTGGTAATTTTGTTGAAATCAAGAAAGCCCGCTTGGGCAAAGGGTCTAAAGCGGGTCATCTCTCCTACTTAGGTGATGCTGAGATTGGTTCTGGCGTAAATATTGGCGCAGGAACTATAACTTGCAACTATGATGGAGCTAATAAGTTTAAAACTATTATTGGCGATGATGTCTTTGTCGGCTCAGATACCCAACTAGTGGCTCCCGTCACTGTGGCAAACGGCGTTACTATCGCGGCAGGTACCACGGTAACCCGTGATATCGCTGAAAATGAATTAGTTCTCAGTCGAGTTAAACAAGTTCATGTTCAGGGGTGGCAGCGCCCGGTTAAGAAAAAATAA
- a CDS encoding F0F1 ATP synthase subunit epsilon — protein MAAMTYHLDVVSAEKKMFSGVVQKIQVTGSEGELGIYPGHAPLLTAIKPGMIRIVKQFGEEEFIYLSGGILEVQPSVVIVLADTAIRGTDLDEAKALESKRKAETHISNSHGDVDYAQASAELAKAIAKLRVIELTRKAM, from the coding sequence ATGGCTGCAATGACTTACCATCTGGATGTTGTGAGCGCCGAGAAGAAAATGTTCTCAGGTGTAGTGCAAAAGATTCAGGTGACGGGTAGTGAAGGTGAACTGGGGATTTACCCTGGCCACGCCCCACTGCTCACTGCCATTAAGCCTGGCATGATACGTATCGTTAAGCAGTTCGGTGAGGAAGAGTTTATTTATCTTTCTGGCGGCATCCTTGAGGTGCAACCGAGTGTGGTGATCGTATTGGCTGACACTGCTATTCGCGGAACTGATCTGGACGAAGCTAAAGCGCTGGAATCTAAGCGTAAAGCCGAAACTCATATCAGCAATTCCCACGGTGATGTCGACTATGCTCAGGCATCCGCAGAACTGGCGAAGGCGATTGCAAAACTACGTGTAATCGAACTGACCCGGAAAGCGATGTAA
- the atpD gene encoding F0F1 ATP synthase subunit beta produces the protein MATGKIIQVIGAVVDVEFPQDAVPKVYNALEVEGAAEKLVLEVQQQLGGGVVRCIAMGSSDGLSRGLKVINLEHPIEVPVGKSTLGRIMNVLGDPIDMKGPIGEEERWAIHREAPSYEELASSQDLLETGIKVMDLICPFAKGGKVGLFGGAGVGKTVNMMELIRNIAIEHSGYSVFAGVGERTREGNDFYHEMTDSNVLDKVSLVYGQMNEPPGNRLRVALTGLTMAEKFRDEGRDVLLFIDNIYRYTLAGTEVSALLGRMPSAVGYQPTLAEEMGVLQERITSTKTGSITSVQAVYVPADDLTDPSPATTFAHLDATVVLSRQIASLGIYPAVDPLDSTSRQLDPLVVGQEHYDVARGVQSILQRYQELKDIIAILGMDELSEDDKLVVSRARKIQRFLSQPFFVAEVFTGSPGKFVSLKDTIRGFKGIMNGDYDHLPEQAFYMVGTIEEAVEKAKKL, from the coding sequence ATGGCTACTGGAAAGATTATCCAGGTAATCGGCGCCGTAGTGGACGTCGAATTCCCCCAAGACGCTGTACCAAAAGTGTACAACGCCCTTGAGGTTGAAGGCGCAGCTGAGAAGCTGGTGCTGGAAGTTCAGCAACAGCTGGGCGGTGGTGTTGTTCGTTGTATCGCAATGGGCTCTTCCGATGGTCTGAGCCGTGGGTTGAAAGTTATCAACCTGGAGCACCCAATTGAAGTGCCAGTGGGCAAGTCAACTCTGGGCCGTATCATGAACGTATTGGGTGACCCAATCGACATGAAAGGTCCTATCGGGGAAGAAGAACGTTGGGCAATCCACCGTGAAGCGCCTTCTTACGAAGAGCTTGCCAGCTCGCAAGACTTGTTAGAAACCGGTATCAAGGTTATGGACTTGATTTGTCCGTTCGCTAAGGGCGGTAAAGTCGGTCTGTTCGGTGGTGCGGGTGTGGGTAAAACAGTCAACATGATGGAGCTGATTCGTAACATTGCGATTGAGCACTCAGGTTATTCTGTATTTGCTGGTGTGGGCGAGCGTACTCGTGAGGGTAACGACTTCTACCACGAGATGACTGACTCCAACGTTTTGGACAAAGTATCCTTGGTTTATGGCCAGATGAATGAGCCACCAGGTAACCGTCTGCGCGTTGCACTGACTGGCTTGACCATGGCGGAGAAATTCCGTGATGAGGGCCGTGACGTACTGTTGTTCATCGATAACATCTATCGTTATACCTTGGCCGGTACGGAAGTATCCGCACTGCTGGGCCGTATGCCATCAGCGGTAGGTTATCAGCCGACATTGGCTGAAGAGATGGGTGTGTTGCAGGAACGTATTACTTCCACCAAGACGGGTTCAATTACCTCTGTTCAGGCCGTTTACGTGCCAGCGGATGACTTGACTGACCCATCTCCAGCAACCACCTTTGCTCACTTGGATGCCACCGTCGTTCTGAGCCGTCAAATCGCCTCTCTGGGTATTTACCCGGCGGTTGACCCGCTTGACTCCACCAGCCGTCAGCTTGATCCGCTGGTAGTTGGTCAGGAACACTACGATGTAGCGCGTGGCGTGCAGTCTATTCTGCAACGTTACCAGGAACTGAAAGATATTATCGCCATCTTGGGTATGGACGAGTTGTCAGAAGATGACAAACTGGTGGTATCCCGTGCGCGTAAAATCCAGCGCTTCCTGTCTCAACCGTTCTTCGTGGCAGAAGTCTTTACCGGTTCACCGGGCAAGTTCGTATCGCTGAAAGACACCATTCGTGGTTTCAAAGGCATCATGAACGGCGACTATGACCACCTGCCGGAACAGGCGTTCTACATGGTTGGCACCATTGAAGAAGCAGTGGAAAAAGCCAAGAAACTGTAA
- the atpG gene encoding F0F1 ATP synthase subunit gamma: MAGAKEIRSKIASVQNTQKITKAMEMVAASKMRKSQERMAASRPYAETMRSVIGHLALGNLEYKHPYLEERDVKRVGYLVVSTDRGLCGGLNINLFKKLLAEMKGWSEKGVECDLALIGSKAASFFGSVGGKIVAQVTGMGDNPSLSELIGPVKVMLQAYDEGRLDKLYIVNNKFINTMSQEPRIVQLLPLPPAEDGELKRKSWDYLYEPDPKALLDTLLRRYVESQVYQGVVENLASEQAARMVAMKAATDNGGSLIKELQLVYNKARQASITQELTEIVGGASAV, translated from the coding sequence ATGGCCGGCGCAAAAGAGATACGTTCCAAGATCGCCAGCGTGCAAAACACGCAAAAGATCACCAAAGCCATGGAGATGGTCGCCGCCTCCAAAATGCGTAAATCGCAGGAACGCATGGCGGCCAGCCGTCCTTATGCAGAAACAATGCGTAGTGTGATTGGTCACCTTGCGCTAGGTAATCTGGAATATAAACATCCATACCTGGAAGAGCGTGATGTTAAGCGCGTTGGGTATCTGGTGGTTTCTACAGACCGTGGCTTGTGTGGTGGTTTGAACATTAACCTGTTCAAAAAACTGTTAGCTGAGATGAAAGGTTGGTCTGAGAAAGGCGTTGAATGTGATTTAGCGCTGATTGGATCAAAAGCGGCATCTTTCTTTGGTTCCGTGGGCGGCAAAATTGTTGCTCAGGTGACTGGCATGGGGGATAACCCTTCCCTGTCAGAACTTATCGGGCCGGTGAAAGTGATGCTGCAAGCCTATGATGAAGGTCGTCTGGATAAACTGTATATCGTGAATAACAAGTTTATCAATACGATGTCTCAGGAACCACGGATCGTGCAGCTGTTACCTCTTCCGCCAGCGGAAGACGGGGAGCTGAAGAGGAAATCCTGGGATTACCTGTATGAACCTGATCCTAAAGCACTGCTGGATACTCTCCTGCGTCGCTATGTGGAATCGCAAGTTTATCAGGGCGTCGTTGAAAACCTGGCCAGCGAACAGGCCGCGCGAATGGTAGCGATGAAAGCCGCCACCGATAACGGCGGTAGTCTGATCAAAGAGCTGCAGTTGGTTTACAACAAAGCTCGTCAGGCCAGCATCACTCAGGAACTCACCGAGATCGTCGGGGGAGCCTCCGCGGTTTAA
- the atpA gene encoding F0F1 ATP synthase subunit alpha, producing the protein MQLNSTEISELIKQRIAQFNVVSEAHNEGTIVSVSDGIIRVHGLADVMQGEMIALPGNRYAIALNLERDSVGAVVMGPYADLAEGMKVKCTGRILEVPVGRGLLGRVVNTLGEPVDGKGPVENDGFSAVEAIAPGVIERQSVDEPVQTGYKSVDAMIPIGRGQRELIIGDRQTGKTALAIDAIINQRDSGIKCVYVAIGQKASTVANVVRKLEEHGALANTIVVVATASESAALQYLAPYSGCAMGEYFRDRGEDALIIYDDLSKQAVAYRQISLLLRRPPGREAYPGDVFYLHSRLLERAARVNADYVETFTKGEVKGKTGSLTALPIIETQAGDVSAFVPTNVISITDGQIFLESSLFNAGIRPAVNPGISVSRVGGAAQTKIMKKLSGGIRTALAQYRELAAFSQFASDLDDATRKQLSHGQKVTELLKQKQYAPMSVAQQSLVLFAAERGYLGDIELAKVGSFEAALLAFADREHAELLQQINQTGAYNDEIEAKLKGILDTFKATQSW; encoded by the coding sequence ATGCAACTGAATTCCACCGAAATCAGCGAACTGATCAAGCAGCGCATTGCTCAGTTCAATGTAGTGAGCGAAGCTCACAATGAAGGCACTATTGTTTCCGTTAGTGACGGGATCATCCGCGTACACGGTCTGGCCGATGTTATGCAAGGCGAGATGATCGCACTGCCTGGCAACCGTTATGCAATCGCACTGAACTTGGAGCGCGACTCCGTTGGTGCAGTCGTTATGGGCCCGTACGCCGATCTTGCTGAAGGCATGAAGGTTAAATGTACTGGCCGTATCCTGGAAGTTCCCGTCGGTCGTGGCCTGTTGGGTCGCGTCGTCAATACTCTGGGTGAACCTGTTGATGGTAAAGGTCCGGTAGAAAATGACGGCTTCTCAGCTGTTGAAGCTATCGCACCTGGTGTAATCGAACGTCAATCCGTTGATGAACCCGTTCAGACAGGCTATAAATCTGTCGATGCCATGATTCCAATCGGTCGTGGCCAGCGTGAATTGATCATCGGCGACCGTCAGACAGGTAAAACTGCTCTGGCGATTGATGCGATCATCAACCAGCGCGATTCCGGCATCAAGTGTGTGTATGTTGCTATCGGCCAGAAAGCCTCTACTGTTGCAAACGTAGTGCGTAAACTGGAAGAACATGGCGCATTGGCTAACACCATCGTGGTTGTGGCTACGGCATCTGAATCTGCAGCATTGCAATACCTGGCACCTTACTCCGGTTGTGCCATGGGTGAATATTTCCGCGACCGCGGTGAAGATGCGCTGATTATTTATGATGACCTGTCTAAACAGGCTGTTGCATATCGTCAAATCTCCTTGCTGCTTCGTCGTCCACCAGGTCGTGAAGCTTATCCTGGCGACGTATTCTACCTTCACTCCCGTTTGCTGGAGCGTGCTGCGCGTGTTAACGCAGACTACGTTGAAACCTTTACTAAGGGTGAAGTGAAAGGTAAAACCGGTTCTTTGACCGCATTACCAATCATTGAAACTCAAGCAGGGGACGTTTCCGCGTTCGTTCCGACCAACGTAATTTCGATTACCGATGGTCAGATCTTCTTGGAATCAAGCCTGTTTAACGCCGGTATTCGTCCTGCGGTTAACCCTGGTATCTCCGTATCCCGTGTGGGTGGTGCAGCGCAGACCAAGATCATGAAAAAACTGTCCGGGGGCATCCGTACCGCTCTGGCACAGTATCGTGAACTTGCGGCGTTCTCCCAGTTCGCATCTGATTTGGATGATGCAACACGTAAACAGTTGAGCCATGGTCAGAAAGTGACCGAGCTTCTGAAACAGAAACAGTATGCGCCAATGTCTGTAGCGCAGCAGTCTCTGGTTCTGTTTGCAGCTGAACGTGGTTATCTGGGTGATATCGAGTTGGCGAAGGTAGGTAGCTTTGAAGCCGCGCTGTTGGCGTTTGCTGACCGTGAGCATGCCGAGCTTCTGCAACAAATCAACCAAACTGGCGCGTATAACGATGAGATCGAGGCCAAGCTGAAAGGCATCCTTGATACATTTAAGGCAACCCAGTCCTGGTAA
- the atpH gene encoding F0F1 ATP synthase subunit delta — translation MSEFVTVARPYAKAAFDFAVEHQAVERWQDMLAFTAQVTRNEQIAELLSGAVAPETMSKTFIAVCGEQLDEPAQNFIRVMAENGRLLVLPEVLQQFIQLRASLESTVDVEVSSASALNDEQLAKIAAAMEKRLSRKVKLNCKIDKSVMAGVVIRAGDMVIDGSVRGRLERLADVLQS, via the coding sequence ATGTCTGAATTTGTAACTGTAGCTCGCCCCTACGCCAAAGCAGCTTTTGACTTTGCTGTTGAGCACCAGGCTGTTGAGCGTTGGCAAGATATGCTGGCGTTTACTGCCCAAGTGACGCGCAATGAACAAATCGCTGAATTGCTTTCCGGTGCTGTAGCGCCAGAAACAATGTCTAAGACGTTTATTGCCGTCTGTGGTGAGCAGCTCGATGAACCCGCACAGAACTTCATTCGAGTTATGGCGGAGAATGGCCGTTTACTGGTTCTTCCTGAGGTGTTGCAGCAGTTTATTCAACTGCGTGCCTCACTAGAGTCTACCGTCGACGTTGAAGTGTCCTCAGCGAGTGCACTTAACGACGAACAGCTGGCTAAAATTGCCGCTGCGATGGAAAAACGTCTGTCACGCAAAGTTAAGCTGAATTGCAAAATTGATAAGTCTGTCATGGCCGGCGTAGTAATACGTGCGGGTGATATGGTGATAGATGGCAGCGTTCGCGGTCGTCTTGAACGCCTGGCAGACGTCTTGCAGTCTTAA
- the atpF gene encoding F0F1 ATP synthase subunit B, translating into MNLNATILGQAIAFVLFVLFCMKYVWPPIMAAIEKRQKEIADGLSSAERAKKDLDLAQANATDQLKKAKAEAQVIIEQASKRKAQILDEAKAEAEQERNKIVAQAQAEIDAERKRAREELRKQVAMLAIAGAEKIIERSVDEAANSDIVDKLVAEL; encoded by the coding sequence GTGAATCTTAACGCAACAATCCTCGGCCAGGCCATCGCGTTTGTCCTGTTTGTCCTGTTCTGTATGAAGTATGTATGGCCGCCAATTATGGCTGCCATCGAGAAACGTCAAAAAGAAATTGCTGACGGTCTCTCTTCTGCAGAGCGTGCCAAAAAAGATTTGGACTTAGCGCAAGCCAATGCGACCGACCAACTGAAGAAGGCCAAAGCAGAAGCACAGGTGATCATTGAGCAGGCAAGTAAACGCAAAGCTCAGATCCTTGATGAAGCTAAAGCAGAAGCTGAACAGGAACGTAACAAAATCGTGGCGCAAGCGCAGGCAGAGATCGACGCCGAACGTAAGCGTGCTCGTGAAGAGTTGCGTAAGCAAGTCGCGATGTTGGCTATAGCTGGCGCCGAGAAGATCATCGAACGTTCCGTGGATGAAGCTGCTAACAGCGACATCGTTGATAAACTGGTCGCTGAACTGTAA
- the atpE gene encoding F0F1 ATP synthase subunit C: MENLNMDLLYMAAAIMMGLAAIGAAIGIGILGGKFLEGAARQPDLIPLLRTQFFIVMGLVDAIPMIAVGLGLYVMFAVA; the protein is encoded by the coding sequence AATATGGATCTGCTGTACATGGCTGCCGCTATAATGATGGGTTTAGCGGCAATCGGTGCTGCGATCGGTATCGGCATCCTGGGTGGTAAATTTTTGGAAGGCGCTGCACGTCAGCCTGACCTGATTCCTCTGCTGCGTACACAGTTCTTTATCGTCATGGGTCTGGTTGACGCCATCCCTATGATCGCTGTTGGTCTGGGTCTGTACGTGATGTTTGCTGTCGCGTAA